A genomic region of Eucalyptus grandis isolate ANBG69807.140 chromosome 5, ASM1654582v1, whole genome shotgun sequence contains the following coding sequences:
- the LOC104429866 gene encoding UPF0481 protein At3g47200-like: protein MSASTGPIKLRQVEAKAYDPSIVSIGPYHRGDQHLKEMEEVKLKFFQSFLKSRQEGEDEHDRVISAMEKLEPRARSCYADDVKLSRDEFTEMMTIDGCFILQLLRQVGGCSSSSLLQRWMLPTLRRDLIKLENQLPMIVLHKLLKFVNDNSQCEYSILPLQDLALKFFNPLLQRDSHTNAAGATAMNGACHFLDLFRSSILPEIQDQDRKRQPHMIRSVTVLKEAGVVLEKSPNDRAFDVQSEGRFLKIPPLHIDDHVGTLFRNMVVFEQCHKKCKPDATAYLFFFDGLVNSADGVEILHYKGIVHHSLGSNEEAANLVNKLCREVDWDGEESYLHKVVCEDIDVYFMSARAKLRGRLVHYYFSNWTVGISTVAGLFALYLTLIQTGCSVADALEYMQEESFWSYLSLSFFCPSLAPSCR, encoded by the coding sequence ATGTCTGCATCTACCGGTCCCATAAAACTGCGTCAAGTAGAGGCAAAGGCGTATGATCCAAGCATTGTATCGATTGGCCCTTATCATCGTGGAGATCAACACTTGAAAGAAATGGAGGAGGTAAAGCTGAAATTCTTCCAGAGTTTTCTCAAGTCAAGACAAGAAGGTGAAGACGAACATGACAGAGTGATTTCGGCAATGGAGAAACTAGAGCCGAGGGCTAGGAGTTGTTACGCAGACGATGTTAAGTTGAGCAGAGACGAGTTCACTGAGATGATGACCATCGATGGCTGCTTCATCCTGCAGCTCCTGAGGCAGGTGGGCGGCTGTTCTTCTTCATCCCTTCTTCAAAGGTGGATGTTGCCAACGCTGCGCCGTGATTTAATCAAGCTTGAAAACCAGCTCCCAATGATAGTTCTACACAAATTACTCAAATTTGTCAATGACAATTCTCAATGTGAATACTCGATTCTTCCCCTACAGGACCTCGCTTTGAAGTTCTTCAATCCGTTACTGCAGAGGGACTCCCATACGAATGCTGCCGGTGCCACTGCGATGAATGGGGCCTGTCactttcttgatcttttccgaTCCAGCATTCTCCCGGAGATACAGGATCAGGACCGGAAAAGGCAACCGCACATGATCCGATCTGTAACTGTGTTAAAGGAAGCAGGAGTAGTCCTTGAGAAATCACCCAATGACAGGGCATTTGACGTCCAATCCGAGGGAAGGTTCCTGAAGATTCCGCCACTCCACATCGACGATCACGTAGGCACCTTGTTCCGCAACATGGTGGTTTTCGAGCAATGCCACAAGAAATGTAAACCCGACGCGACGGCATATCTGTTCTTCTTTGACGGGCTCGTGAACTCAGCGGACGGTGTGGAAATCCTCCATTACAAAGGCATAGTCCACCACTCCCTCGGAAGTAACGAAGAGGCGGCGAATCTGGTGAACAAGCTGTGCAGAGAAGTGGACTGGGATGGAGAAGAGTCGTATCTGCACAAAGTGGTGTGCGAAGACATTGACGTCTACTTCATGAGCGCTCGCGCGAAACTCAGAGGGCGCCTCGTTCATTACTACTTCAGCAACTGGACAGTCGGAATTTCGACTGTGGCAGGATTGTTCGCGCTATATCTGacgctaatccaaacaggttgcAGTGTCGCTGACGCACTAGAATATATGCAGGAGGAAAGCTTCTGGTCATACCTAAGTCTATCATTTTTCTGCCCTTCTCTCGCCCCTTCATGCCGCTAG